The following are encoded together in the Wolbachia endosymbiont (group E) of Neria commutata genome:
- a CDS encoding AsmA-like C-terminal region-containing protein, translated as MKFSIYAILSISLILVLMHVAATFKDWSGYKGYIIQELEKTYDAKVRIGGKIEVSLITPKLTIHNVYIQYNENKEQKLSDLISVNKIEVRPSFLSLFLFSLQPQSITLLGMKSNKENLFNVLNAKSNSDIADIAIKDSQISLKNNFADYDNVVNIKKIVVKKNRQLFGEIKIGNDYYDFSGKINITKKNVDINVESNFINLLFTGSRNKEELQGNLTLRVNNNSDSISNLVKAVNLNFLSYAIPSEDIKITSNISVNKNEFAVNDLEINSKSIQGSGKIQNNRKDGHTNVNISFSKVNLDFIHSDSKKATDIKDLLEGFREVVPKSLSLNFNMEASNIHYREKVLDNFRAILKFADGEIKVNTLLKFPGINNISYLSGKVSNNDTLSEFNGDLLIEGNDFGSFISCFFPSVKMEENQKNQFTLRSKLHFAPRILSISKIRLLNGKEFLEGSFKVSHTKKHNVINGGFSVHNLNTDKYDYSLFSHLSKVEWLKNLKYGGDIKISVNDFTLNNTKIKGLDFLLNMEKGKLTADKIKLYGDDFNVAGNAKILMDKKYTKPLLDVNLTGSKFNGNILKLPHLLEKKINSRNEINQIGWSTEQFNFLDDKVDFDANIQVNIAEFKTEQSILKDFNLDAMMRNNTITIRQVDYTLEHGQVFFQGYLRSDSMYAKFFIANLDTKRIGNVIGIDNVNGKIDLSGAIKTQGKSFHDWANSLSGDVNLQTQGIEFTNVDFNSFITNLLSSKNKSEISKFAHVDIYNGRTFFENVSGKASISNGTCSISLQFGIDQASGSMSSNLTLSNFALISIFRFFFIPPDQSSPIYVDMHLDGPLWRPKLSFDIDQIFVTLVGKRNS; from the coding sequence ATGAAATTTTCTATATACGCAATATTATCAATTTCACTAATACTAGTTCTTATGCATGTTGCTGCGACTTTTAAAGACTGGAGTGGCTACAAAGGATATATTATTCAGGAATTGGAGAAGACATATGACGCTAAGGTGCGCATTGGAGGAAAAATTGAAGTTTCATTAATTACTCCAAAGCTAACTATCCATAATGTGTATATACAATATAACGAAAATAAAGAGCAAAAGCTATCAGATTTAATTAGTGTAAATAAAATTGAAGTAAGGCCATCATTCTTATCGTTGTTCTTATTTTCATTACAACCACAGTCAATTACCTTACTTGGCATGAAAAGTAATAAAGAAAATTTATTTAATGTCCTGAATGCAAAAAGCAATAGCGACATAGCTGATATAGCAATAAAAGATAGTCAAATAAGCTTAAAGAATAATTTTGCTGATTATGACAATGTTGTGAATATAAAAAAGATTGTTGTAAAAAAAAATAGACAATTATTTGGTGAAATAAAGATAGGCAATGATTATTATGATTTTTCAGGGAAGATTAACATCACAAAAAAGAATGTAGATATTAATGTTGAATCAAATTTTATAAATTTGCTATTTACAGGTAGCAGAAATAAAGAAGAACTCCAGGGTAATTTAACACTCAGAGTTAATAATAATTCGGATTCCATAAGTAACTTGGTGAAAGCTGTCAATCTTAACTTCCTTTCTTATGCTATTCCTAGTGAAGATATTAAGATAACATCGAATATTAGCGTCAATAAAAACGAATTTGCAGTAAATGATTTAGAAATTAATTCCAAAAGTATACAAGGCAGCGGTAAAATACAAAATAATAGAAAAGATGGTCACACTAATGTCAATATTAGCTTTAGCAAGGTTAATTTAGATTTCATACATAGTGACTCAAAAAAAGCAACAGATATAAAGGATCTTCTAGAAGGTTTTAGAGAAGTTGTGCCAAAGAGCTTGAGTTTAAATTTTAATATGGAAGCTTCTAATATTCACTACCGAGAAAAAGTATTAGATAATTTTCGTGCTATATTAAAATTTGCTGATGGAGAAATAAAAGTTAATACGCTTCTTAAATTTCCTGGAATTAATAATATATCTTATTTGTCAGGCAAGGTTTCAAATAATGATACCTTATCCGAATTCAACGGTGATTTATTAATTGAAGGGAATGATTTTGGGTCGTTCATTTCATGTTTTTTTCCTTCTGTAAAGATGGAAGAAAATCAGAAAAATCAATTCACACTGCGCTCTAAATTACACTTTGCACCAAGAATATTATCTATCTCCAAAATTAGATTATTAAATGGCAAAGAATTTTTGGAGGGGTCGTTTAAAGTAAGTCACACAAAGAAACACAATGTGATTAATGGTGGGTTTAGTGTACATAATCTTAATACAGATAAATACGATTATTCACTATTTAGCCATTTATCTAAGGTAGAATGGCTAAAAAATTTGAAATACGGCGGCGATATAAAGATAAGTGTTAATGACTTTACATTGAATAATACGAAAATTAAAGGTTTAGACTTTTTACTGAATATGGAAAAAGGTAAGTTAACTGCAGATAAAATAAAGCTGTATGGAGATGATTTCAATGTAGCTGGTAATGCAAAAATATTAATGGATAAAAAATATACCAAACCATTATTGGATGTTAATCTTACTGGCAGCAAATTTAATGGAAATATCTTAAAGTTACCGCATTTACTCGAGAAAAAAATAAATTCAAGGAACGAAATAAATCAAATTGGATGGTCAACAGAACAATTTAATTTTTTGGATGATAAAGTAGACTTTGATGCAAATATACAAGTCAATATCGCAGAATTTAAAACTGAACAAAGTATTTTAAAGGACTTTAATCTTGATGCGATGATGAGAAATAACACTATCACTATCAGACAAGTAGATTACACACTAGAACATGGGCAAGTGTTTTTTCAAGGCTATTTAAGGTCAGATTCAATGTATGCAAAATTTTTTATTGCAAATTTGGATACTAAAAGGATTGGTAATGTTATAGGAATTGACAACGTAAACGGTAAGATAGACTTAAGTGGTGCAATCAAAACTCAAGGCAAAAGCTTTCATGATTGGGCAAATAGCTTATCAGGAGATGTAAATTTACAAACACAAGGAATAGAATTTACTAATGTGGATTTCAATTCATTTATCACTAATTTGTTAAGCAGTAAGAATAAATCTGAAATTTCCAAATTTGCTCATGTTGATATATACAATGGGCGGACGTTTTTTGAAAATGTTAGCGGAAAAGCAAGTATTAGCAATGGCACATGTTCAATTAGTTTACAATTCGGAATTGATCAAGCATCAGGGTCAATGTCTTCTAACTTAACCTTATCTAACTTTGCTTTAATTTCTATATTCAGGTTCTTTTTCATTCCTCCAGATCAAAGTAGTCCAATCTACGTAGATATGCATTTGGATGGTCCTCTTTGGCGTCCTAAGTTAAGTTTTGATATAGACCAAATATTTGTTACTTTGGTTGGCAAAAGAAACAGTTAG
- a CDS encoding valine--tRNA ligase — MLTEKYKFTEIECKYNTLWAGSKVYKWSGTKDNTFTIDTPPPTISGKLHIGHIFSYCHTDFIARFQRMLGKDVFYPIGFDDNGLPTERLVEQTYKTRAKEIGREKFIEMCHEVINNSKQEFKELFKSVGISYDWDLEYHTISKETVTLSQMSFIDLYNKGHAYRKMQPILWDPIDKTAIAQAEIEDKVFESSLNTVAFATEEGEKINIATTRPELLPACIAVFCHPEDTRYTHLIGKIAIVAIIGEKVPIIADDKVKIDKGTGLVMCCTFGDELDIYWHKKHDLPMKIIIDQDGKINLQDVISQHLSSQCSNTGIYDEINGLKVKEARKRIIEILTKNGLLIESTAISHSVKCAERSGAPLEILPTYQWFIKILDQKAKILERVKECNWHPRNMRKRMEVWIEGLSWDWCISRQRYFGVPFPVWYSKRKGEEGKIVLPEVKKLPIDPLRDLPEGYSIDEVTSDQDVMDTWATSAITPQLNALAVNNEFSLPNHRYDAIFPADLRSQSHEIIRTWAFYTILKAHYHADSLPWKNIMTSGWCLADDKKKMSKSKGNIITPHVMLDTYGADVVRYWAANSRLGVDTVYSENIFKIGKRLVTKLWNASKFASMFVEKHQTLSPDSVSETMDKWILSKLYKVIKKATSNLSQFEYCEALSAIEGFFWKDFCDNYLELVKKRAYGETVSNEANLSAKQSLAYTLNVILRLFAPFLPYITEEIYHQLYSYNSVHNQGNWPNIEELTYDKHSEEIGDDCMQILNLIRKIKADNNVSVKHSIKKLTIKVNTQESKLDQSAQDDLQAVCNAEVIEWVENIQSGLETEDGKFVLSIEL, encoded by the coding sequence ATGTTAACCGAAAAATATAAATTTACAGAGATTGAGTGTAAGTACAACACATTATGGGCAGGCAGCAAAGTTTATAAATGGAGTGGAACAAAGGATAACACTTTCACTATTGACACGCCTCCACCGACAATATCAGGGAAATTGCATATAGGTCATATATTCAGTTATTGCCACACGGACTTTATTGCAAGGTTTCAACGCATGCTGGGAAAAGACGTTTTTTATCCAATTGGTTTTGATGATAACGGACTTCCAACTGAAAGACTAGTTGAACAAACCTATAAAACACGTGCAAAAGAGATTGGCAGAGAAAAATTTATAGAAATGTGCCATGAAGTGATTAATAATTCAAAACAGGAGTTTAAGGAATTATTTAAGTCTGTTGGGATTAGTTATGACTGGGATTTGGAGTATCACACGATTAGCAAAGAAACCGTCACACTTTCTCAGATGTCGTTTATCGATCTATATAACAAGGGACACGCATACAGAAAGATGCAACCTATTCTTTGGGATCCAATTGATAAAACAGCAATTGCGCAAGCAGAAATAGAGGACAAAGTTTTTGAATCATCATTAAATACAGTAGCTTTTGCAACTGAAGAAGGTGAGAAAATTAATATTGCAACTACGCGGCCTGAGTTGCTACCTGCATGTATTGCAGTTTTCTGCCATCCAGAAGATACACGCTACACTCACCTGATAGGAAAAATAGCCATAGTAGCAATAATAGGGGAGAAAGTGCCCATAATAGCTGATGATAAGGTAAAAATAGATAAAGGCACTGGGCTTGTTATGTGCTGCACGTTCGGCGATGAACTAGACATATATTGGCACAAAAAACATGATCTCCCGATGAAAATCATCATCGATCAGGATGGGAAGATAAACCTGCAAGATGTCATTTCTCAACACCTATCATCCCAGTGCTCCAACACTGGGATCTATGATGAAATCAATGGACTAAAAGTTAAAGAAGCAAGAAAAAGGATAATTGAAATTTTGACTAAAAATGGGCTTCTGATTGAAAGTACTGCTATTTCTCATTCTGTTAAATGCGCAGAAAGATCTGGTGCACCACTTGAAATATTACCGACTTACCAATGGTTTATCAAGATCTTGGATCAAAAAGCCAAAATACTGGAGAGAGTAAAAGAATGCAATTGGCATCCCCGTAATATGCGCAAGCGTATGGAAGTGTGGATAGAAGGATTAAGTTGGGACTGGTGTATTTCAAGGCAACGCTACTTTGGTGTGCCATTTCCAGTGTGGTACTCAAAACGCAAGGGTGAAGAGGGTAAAATCGTTCTGCCAGAGGTGAAAAAATTACCTATAGATCCACTAAGAGATTTACCTGAGGGGTACAGCATAGATGAAGTTACATCAGATCAAGATGTAATGGATACCTGGGCGACAAGTGCGATCACTCCTCAGCTAAATGCACTAGCAGTAAATAATGAATTTAGTCTGCCAAATCATCGATATGACGCTATATTTCCTGCAGATCTACGCAGTCAGAGCCATGAAATAATAAGAACATGGGCTTTTTATACGATTTTAAAAGCACACTACCACGCGGATTCTTTGCCATGGAAAAATATTATGACCAGCGGTTGGTGCTTAGCTGATGATAAGAAAAAGATGAGTAAATCAAAGGGTAACATAATCACTCCCCATGTCATGCTTGATACGTATGGAGCTGATGTAGTACGTTATTGGGCAGCGAACTCAAGACTTGGAGTTGACACTGTTTATTCTGAAAATATATTCAAAATTGGAAAACGTTTAGTTACAAAACTTTGGAATGCCAGCAAGTTCGCGTCTATGTTTGTAGAAAAGCATCAAACACTCAGCCCAGATTCTGTAAGCGAAACTATGGATAAATGGATATTATCTAAATTATATAAAGTCATAAAAAAAGCAACGAGTAACCTGTCACAATTTGAATACTGTGAAGCTTTAAGTGCAATAGAAGGGTTCTTTTGGAAGGACTTTTGTGATAATTATTTAGAATTGGTAAAAAAACGTGCATATGGAGAAACAGTGAGTAACGAAGCAAATTTAAGCGCAAAGCAAAGCCTTGCATATACACTGAATGTTATTCTGCGATTATTTGCACCTTTTTTGCCCTATATCACAGAGGAGATATATCATCAATTATATAGTTATAATTCAGTACATAATCAGGGTAATTGGCCAAATATTGAAGAGCTTACCTATGATAAGCACTCAGAAGAAATTGGAGATGACTGCATGCAAATATTAAATCTCATAAGAAAAATAAAGGCAGACAATAACGTTTCAGTTAAGCACTCAATTAAAAAATTGACGATAAAAGTAAATACTCAAGAAAGTAAACTTGATCAGTCTGCACAGGATGATTTGCAAGCAGTATGCAATGCAGAAGTGATAGAGTGGGTCGAAAATATACAATCTGGACTTGAAACTGAGGATGGAAAATTTGTTTTGAGTATAGAGTTATAG
- a CDS encoding tetratricopeptide repeat protein, whose amino-acid sequence MFTSNPGPSWQRPVVPIRQQNADAARLKISELSRQLKIAKSHYTHDSDPDRQQTAIPLVIALRDFAEGWGKFGKYQEQDKDRIKSYTKQKEILETALAISRKGADHEKIAKMLRKWGEPNYSLKGFDKNNLDEKWVNSTETVKTLHKLGNVHYRLKDLYGEKESSENLKKAKGYYEEALNVRLETAEMLYEFVNDYYSSNHPKVKEYYEKIVNIDKNMQLETANMLHELINANYDLKNPEEVKKCDEKVLEISKRIICVPEAEMADILNNLGSIYHALGDYPKAQEAFERVLPVFEELNGSGDIKVGLVSRNMGRVYLDYEDPQKTEDLQKVKDPQKAEELQKARDLQKIENLQKAKESFEKALPIYKDVYGSEHIEVGITLNVLGSVFYSLAGLQKENEAKESYKKAKDLHESALHIYKKFYGSYDVAVTKVSGNLDRDYYALQNLQEAQKSYEKELIIYKKDLASKERDNPNSIEVAEALCNLGDTYYNLDDFQDAIGSYKKELKIREQYHGSDVVKIAKALGNLGDVYHPLGDYNKAKESFKRALAIEEKHYGSDDPIMVKTSEKLKKTNVALIKQLKKTLAEQKTNYPTGHLQIGQTLRNLGDAYGELKDYQSQKESLEEALPILKKYLGDVNPTIQKVLEGLADAYNGLEDTQKAQALYKKAAAVESECQKIALGVKNRNKPNSTLDSTSAHAASHPRSFF is encoded by the coding sequence ATGTTTACATCTAATCCAGGGCCTTCTTGGCAGCGTCCGGTCGTTCCTATAAGACAACAAAATGCAGATGCAGCGCGTTTAAAAATATCGGAATTATCTAGGCAGTTAAAAATAGCAAAAAGTCATTATACTCATGATAGTGATCCTGATCGTCAACAAACAGCTATTCCATTAGTGATAGCACTAAGAGATTTTGCTGAAGGTTGGGGCAAGTTTGGAAAATATCAAGAACAAGATAAAGATAGGATTAAAAGCTATACAAAACAAAAGGAAATCCTTGAAACGGCTTTGGCAATAAGTAGAAAAGGTGCTGATCATGAAAAAATAGCCAAAATGTTACGCAAGTGGGGCGAACCTAATTATAGCTTGAAGGGTTTTGATAAAAATAACCTTGATGAAAAATGGGTCAATTCTACAGAAACAGTTAAAACGTTGCACAAATTGGGCAATGTTCATTATCGCTTGAAGGATCTTTATGGAGAAAAAGAGAGTAGTGAGAATCTTAAGAAAGCAAAAGGGTATTATGAGGAAGCTTTAAATGTGCGATTAGAAACAGCTGAAATGCTGTACGAATTTGTCAACGATTATTATAGTTCTAATCATCCGAAGGTAAAAGAGTATTATGAGAAGATTGTAAATATCGACAAAAACATGCAATTAGAAACAGCTAATATGCTGCATGAATTGATCAACGCTAATTATGACTTGAAAAATCCTGAGGAAGTAAAAAAATGTGATGAAAAGGTTTTAGAAATCAGCAAGCGGATTATCTGCGTACCAGAAGCAGAAATGGCTGACATATTAAATAATCTTGGTAGCATTTACCACGCTTTGGGAGACTATCCAAAAGCACAGGAGGCGTTTGAACGGGTTTTGCCTGTTTTTGAGGAGCTTAATGGCTCTGGTGACATTAAGGTAGGTTTAGTATCGCGTAACATGGGCAGGGTATACCTCGATTATGAAGACCCTCAGAAGACAGAAGATCTTCAGAAGGTAAAAGATCCTCAGAAAGCAGAAGAACTTCAGAAGGCAAGAGACCTTCAGAAGATAGAAAATCTTCAGAAGGCAAAAGAATCATTTGAAAAGGCTTTGCCGATTTATAAAGACGTTTATGGTTCTGAGCATATTGAAGTTGGCATAACATTGAATGTATTAGGTAGTGTTTTCTACTCTTTGGCAGGTTTGCAAAAAGAAAATGAAGCAAAGGAATCATACAAAAAAGCAAAGGATTTACATGAAAGCGCTCTGCATATTTATAAGAAATTCTATGGTTCTTACGATGTCGCAGTAACTAAAGTGTCAGGTAATTTAGATAGAGATTACTATGCTTTACAAAATCTTCAGGAAGCACAAAAATCATACGAAAAAGAATTAATAATTTATAAAAAAGATTTAGCAAGTAAAGAAAGAGATAATCCTAATAGCATTGAAGTAGCTGAAGCTTTATGTAACTTAGGTGATACTTACTATAATTTGGATGATTTTCAAGACGCAATTGGGTCATATAAAAAAGAGTTAAAAATCAGAGAACAGTATCATGGTTCTGATGTTGTTAAAATAGCTAAAGCGTTAGGTAATTTAGGCGATGTTTATCATCCTTTGGGAGATTACAACAAAGCAAAAGAATCGTTTAAAAGAGCTTTAGCTATAGAAGAGAAGCATTATGGTTCTGACGATCCTATTATGGTTAAAACATCAGAAAAATTGAAAAAAACTAACGTAGCTTTAATTAAGCAACTAAAAAAAACTTTAGCAGAGCAAAAAACGAATTATCCAACTGGTCACCTTCAAATAGGTCAGACGTTAAGAAATTTAGGTGATGCCTATGGTGAATTAAAAGATTATCAAAGTCAGAAGGAGTCGTTAGAGGAAGCTTTGCCTATTTTGAAAAAGTATCTAGGAGATGTTAACCCTACTATTCAAAAAGTGTTAGAAGGTCTTGCCGATGCTTATAATGGTT